A region of Cherax quadricarinatus isolate ZL_2023a chromosome 57, ASM3850222v1, whole genome shotgun sequence DNA encodes the following proteins:
- the LOC128693417 gene encoding collagen alpha-1(II) chain-like isoform X1, which translates to MGTSVRWGPGFSTEWLSAAGTRLRRHTPAAPPHPPRRRRRVADAADAERPTMWRLPAAARRPPQLPSLLLLLLLFSAAAPWAAAEPDPKPKPQEDYYDGGYDNYEDYAEYTYEDNDYPDGTTDEVAVTDDSPPYEAPDAIITEAPFEAYDPYDYTEPPTTTTTTTTTTTTTRPPTTTTTTTTTTPPPTTTTTTTTPPPPPPTVGYERQPTRGRRPSRRRQGERRPQVVPDPEGMITEEPPTDIVGPTAPDTGYGASTTGAEGPSGPPGDRGPTGTPGSPGTPGQPGPPGPMPDISPWLTQLSQSQGGEKGPQPDPFSYLQSQVGPVGPRGSPGAPGPSGPQGFQGMRGEPGDPGPIGPSGPPGPRGMPGIPGKDGENGEDGSAGPPGSAGPPGPRGLPGMPGLPGVKGHRGFSGLDGAKGEQGQMGDKGAAGPGGPPGPIGPMGSAGPRGERGREGPPGPPGLRGIDGIAGPPGPPGPPGKSGPPGFPGSAGAKGDQGVQGSKGSQGLQGPRGEAGKPGAPGETGPQGSSGKDGLPGEKGAPGSQGDSGPPGFPGARGPPGLPGSPGMPGNKGERGLGGERGFKGELGMKGEGGTPGPRGLPGAPGSPGKRGKRGIRGPPGGVGPQGERGPTGGRGLPGADGPPGPKGQSGDPGPTGTVGQKGRGGDPGPPGLPGRQGLRGPTGLSGPSGKTGRPGDRGPPGADGKPGDQGPQGIQGLPGPMGPPGPIGPIGEAGKDGNPGETGATGPRGDPGKDGAQGPPGIAGPTGAPGERGPPGSPGARGFQGLPGSPGISGANGKDGEAGLQGPRGLPGGAGLRGQRGFPGERGAQGPPGETGKRGESGQAGPDGPAGPSGPPGQKGHSGPSGLVGLPGGRGPSGLPGEKGERGALGRVGPEGPPGRQGDQGPQGIMGPVGPPGEPAEKGDPGPPGPPGEPGANGMTGDRGQQGEQGLQGFPGPIGPPGSAGPKGQRGLPGQKGAQGNPGLVGQPGEPGPQGLAGLTGAKGQRGELGQRGEPGLMGPPGRPGNAGTPGTPGDQGPPGPSGNPGIKGTPGDTGRPGLPGPTGQPGAPGAEGPKGEAGPEGRPGAIGQPGPVGPSGERGLPGLPGPPGPPGLRGKTGERGEPGSEGKRGDEGPIGPPGLTGAVGPIGPTGDTGAPGADGKPGPPGIAGRTGDKGPPGTPGPQGGSGPTGLPGPPGPAGPIGPTGERGDRGEVGPQGVEGSSGPRGKPGAPGSQGETGEPGAVGPKGAKGHRGLIGLQGLPGPQGPSGDKGVPGVAGPPGPSGEPGPKGPPGRDGGIGPQGIMGPPGPRGPSGEEGKSGQPGSPGPAGPPGPPGESMGYDAAALAALLGQGQAKGPDPLQGDDSELPPRLFGKEITDDERRDLITKAYEQLKTSFKKFLRPEGSKDSPAKTCRDLAYTHPELPSGEYWVDPNEGDVKDAIVVHCDMEKKATCILPQPDMTQEFTWRGQPRGIVWLGEDIKPGFEFTYKADSNQMQFLQLLSSEATQQLTYHCKNSVAVFDSHRRNLRNALQIMTVSDTELKARGNRKFKYRVIEDGCKARLPTWASTKIEYRTEKPQRLPFVDIGVRDVGEPNQSFKIELGPVCYA; encoded by the exons ATTACGAGGACTACGCAGAGTACACTTACGAGGATAACGATTATCCCGATGGGACTACTGATGAAGTTGCCGTCACAGACGACTCGCCTCCTTACGAAGCACCCGACGCTATAATAACTGAGGCACCCTTTGAAGCCTATGACCCTTACGATTACAcagaaccacccaccaccaccacaaccacaaccaccactaccacaactacccgtccccctactactacaacaactaccaccacaaccacccctcctcccacaacaacaacaacaacaaccacacctcCACCCCCGCCCCCGACAGTTGGTTATGAAAGGCAACCCACGAGAGGAAGAAGACCAAGTAGGCGACGGCAGGGGGAGCGCAGACCCCAGGTTGTACCTGACCCAGAAGGTATGATTACTG AAGAACCACCAACAGACATTGTTGGGCCG ACAGCTCCGGATACCGGTTATGGCGCCTCCACCACTGGCGCGGAGGGCCCCTCTGGACCACCAGGAGACCGGGGCCCCACTGGCACGCCAGGCAGTCCCGGAACCCCTGGACAACCTGGACCCCCTGGACCCATGCCTGAT ATTTCACCATGGTTGACACAGCTTTCGCAGTCCCAAGGAGGAGAGAAAGGACCTCAGCCTGATCCATTTAGCTACCTGCAATCTCAAGTTGGACCTGTCGGACCCAGAGGATCCCCAG GAGCACCAGGTCCCTCTGGCCCTCAAGGTTTCCAGGGAATGCGAGGAGAACCAGGTGACCCAGGACCCATTGGTCCTTCTGGTCCTCCAGGACCACGCGGAATGCCCGGAATCCCTGGAAAAGAT GGTGAGAATGGAGAGGATGGTTCTGCTGGTCCACCAGGCTCAGCTGGACCCCCTGGTCCCCGTGGTCTGCCCGGCATGCCTGGTCTTCCTGGTGTGAAGGGACACCGTGGCTTCTCTGGTCTAGACGGAGCTAAGGGAGAACAGGGTCAGATGGGTGACAAGGGAGCAGCAGGACCCGGTGGTCCACCTGGCCCCATTGGTCCAATG GGTTCAGCTGGTCCACGTGGTGAACGTGGCAGGGAAGGTCCACCAGGTCCGCCTGGCTTAAGAGGTATCGATGGCATCGctggtcctcctggtcctccaGGTCCACCCGGCAAGTCTGGTCCCCCTGGCTTCCCTGGAAGTGCTGGAGCTAAGGGTGACCAGGGTGTACAGGGCTCTAAGGGTTCTCAAGGTCTCCAGGGCCCTCGAG GTGAAGCTGGAAAGCCTGGGGCTCCAGGAGAAACAGGACCGCAAGGTTCATCGGGAAAAGATGGCCTCCCTGGAGAGAAGGGTGCACCTGGTTCTCAGGGAGATTCTGGACCCCCAGGTTTCCCAGGGGCCCGGGGTCCCCCAGGTCTTCCTGGTAGCCCTGGCATGCCTGGTAACAAGGGTGAGAGG GGTCTGGGTGGAGAGCGAGGCTTCAAGGGTGAACTGGGAATGAAGGGAGAAGGTGGAACACCTGGTCCTCGAGGCCTTCCTGGCGCCCCTGGATCCCCTGGTAAACGTGGCAAGAGAGGTATACGAGGACCTCCTGGAGGAGTTGGCCCTCAGGGTGAGCGTGGACCAACAGGAGGCCGTGGCCTTCCAGGTGCTGATGGACCTCCAGGCCCCAAAG GTCAGAGTGGTGACCCTGGCCCTACAGGAACTGTTGGCCAGAAAGGCCGTGGTGGAGACCCTGGTCCCCCTGGCCTGCCTGGCCGTCAAGGCTTGCGAGGACCCACTGGTCTTTCTGGTCCATCTGGCAAAACTGGTCGCCCTGGTGACCGTGGTCCACCAGGCGCTGACGGCAAACCTGGTGATCAAGGACCTCAGGGTATTCAGGGTCTGCCTGGGCCTATGGGACCTCCTGGACCTATTGGACCTATT GGTGAAGCTGGTAAGGACGGTAATCCCGGGGAGACTGGTGCCACTGGCCCCCGTGGTGATCCAGGAAAGGATGGTGCTCAAGGGCCCCCAGGCATTGCAGGACCAACAGGTGCCCCTGGTGAGCGAGGGCCCCCTGGATCACCAGGTGCTCGTGGCTTCCAGGGTCTTCCTGGTTCTCCTGGCATTTCTGGTGCTAATGGCAAGGACGGAGAGGCTGGACTACAGGGTCCTCGGGGTCTGCCTGGTGGTGCTGGTCTCCGTGGTCAGCGAGGCTTCCCTGGAGAGCGAGGAGCTCAGGGCCCCCCTGGAGAGACAGGCAAGCGTGGAGAGTCTGGTCAGGCTGGTCCTGATGGACCTGCAGGGCCTTCTGGTCCCCCTGGACAAAAGGGTCATTCTGGTCCTTCTGGTCTTGTC GGTCTACCAGGAGGTCGAGGACCTTCTGGTCTTCCAGGAGAGAAAGGTGAACGTGGAGCCTTGGGAAGAGTTGGACCTGAGGGCCCACCGGGTCGTCAGGGTGACCAGGGCCCTCAAGGTATCATGGGCCCAGTTGGACCTCCAGGAGAACCTGCAGAGAAGGGAGACCCAGGTCCACCAGGTCCTCCTGGTGAGCCTGGTGCCAATGGAATGACAGGAGACCGAGGCCAACAGGGCGAGCAGGGTCTGCAAGGCTTCCCTGGACCTATTGGACCTCCTGGGTCTGCAGGACCAAAAGGACAACGTGGTCTACCTGGCCAGAAGGGTGCTCAGGGTAACCCTGGCTTGGTAGGACAACCTGGAGAACCTGGGCCTCAGGGTCTAGCTGGACTCACGGGTGCAAAGGGACAGCGAGGTGAACTTGGACAACGAGGAGAGCCTGGTTTGATGGGTCCCCCTGGACGACCAGGCAATGCTGGAACACCT GGAACCCCAGGTGACCAAGGACCTCCAGGTCCTAGTGGCAACCCTGGAATCAAGGGAACTCCTGGTGATACTGGTCGACCTGGTCTACCTGGACCAACTGGTCAGCCTGGTGCCCCTGGAGCCGAGGGACCTAAGGGTGAAGCTGGTCCTGAGGGTCGTCCCGGAGCTATTGGTCAACCTGGCCCTGTTGGACCATCAGGAGAACGTGGCCTGCCTGGATTGCCTGGACCACCTGGTCCCCCTGGCCTTCGAGGAAAAACTGGCGAGCGT GGTGAACCAGGTTCAGAAGGAAAACGTGGTGATGAAGGTCCCATTGGTCCCCCTGGATTAACTGGTGCTGTTGGTCCCATTGGTcccactggtgacactggtgctcctggtgccGACGGTAAACCTGGACCTCCTGGTATTGCTGGACGAACAGGAGACAAAGGCCCACCAGGTACACCAGGACCTCAAGGAGGCTCTGGACCCACTGGTTTACCC GGCCCACCTGGTCCTGCTGGACCCATTGGCCCGACTGGAGAACGTGGAGATCGTGGAGAGGTTGGTCCACAGGGCGTGGAGGGCTCTTCAGGTCCCAGAGGAAAGCCTGGAGCACCAGGTTCACAAGGAGAGACTGGAGAACCAGGAGCAGTAGGTCCAAAGGGTGCCAAAGGACACAGAGGCCTCATTGGTCTTCAAGGTCTTCCTGGTCCTCAGGGTCCATCTGGTGACAAAGGTGTACCCGGTGTTGCTGGTCCACCTGGACCCTCTGGTGAACCTGGTCCTAAGGGTCCACCTGGTCGCGATGGAGGAATTGGTCCACAGGGTATCATGGGTCCTCCTGGTCCTCGTGGTCCTAGTGGAGAAGAAGGTAAATCTGGCCAACCTGGTTCACCTGGTCCAGCTGGTCCTCCTGGTCCACCTGGCGAATCTATGGGTTATGATGCAGCAGCGCTAGCAGCTTTGCTTGGGCAGGGCCAGGCCAAGGGTCCAGATCCTCTCCAAGGTGACGATTCCGAACTGCCTCCTCGTCTCTTTGGCAAAGAAATTACAGATGACGAACGTCGTGACCTCATTACCAAGGCCTACGAGCAACTTAAGACATCCTTCAAGAAGTTCCTCAGACCAGAAGGCTCGAAGGACTCCCCAGCAAAGACATGTCGGGACCTGGCCTACACTCACCCAGAACTTCCTAGTG GAGAGTACTGGGTGGATCCCAATGAGGGTGATGTGAAAGATGCCATTGTGGTTCACTGCGACATGGAGAAGAAGGCAACGTGCATCTTGCCCCAGCCTGATATGACACAGGAATTCACATGGCGTGGACAGCCTCGAGGAATTGTCTGGCTCGGAGAGGACATCAAACCAGGTTTTGAG TTCACATATAAGGCGGACAGCAACCAGATGCAGTTCCTACAGCTGCTGTCATCAGAGGCGACCCAACAGCTCACTTACCACTGCAAGAACTCCGTTGCTGTCTTCGACTCTCACAGGAGAAACCTACGCAATGCCTTGCAGATCATGACTGTCTCAGACACAGAGCTTAAGGCCAGAGGAAACAGGAAGTTTAAATACAGAGTTATTGAAGATGGCTGTAAA GCGAGACTTCCCACTTGGGCCTCCACCAAGATCGAGTACCGCACAGAGAAGCCACAACGACTACCCTTCGTGGACATTGGTGTGCGGGACGTCGGAGAACCCAACCAATCCTTTAAGATCGAACTGGGACCCGTGTGCTATGCGTAG
- the LOC128693417 gene encoding collagen alpha-1(II) chain-like isoform X4, translating to MGTSVRWGPGFSTEWLSAAGTRLRRHTPAAPPHPPRRRRRVADAADAERPTMWRLPAAARRPPQLPSLLLLLLLFSAAAPWAAAEPDPKPKPQEDYYDGGYDKEPPTDIVGPTAPDTGYGASTTGAEGPSGPPGDRGPTGTPGSPGTPGQPGPPGPMPDISPWLTQLSQSQGGEKGPQPDPFSYLQSQVGPVGPRGSPGAPGPSGPQGFQGMRGEPGDPGPIGPSGPPGPRGMPGIPGKDGENGEDGSAGPPGSAGPPGPRGLPGMPGLPGVKGHRGFSGLDGAKGEQGQMGDKGAAGPGGPPGPIGPMGSAGPRGERGREGPPGPPGLRGIDGIAGPPGPPGPPGKSGPPGFPGSAGAKGDQGVQGSKGSQGLQGPRGEAGKPGAPGETGPQGSSGKDGLPGEKGAPGSQGDSGPPGFPGARGPPGLPGSPGMPGNKGERGLGGERGFKGELGMKGEGGTPGPRGLPGAPGSPGKRGKRGIRGPPGGVGPQGERGPTGGRGLPGADGPPGPKGQSGDPGPTGTVGQKGRGGDPGPPGLPGRQGLRGPTGLSGPSGKTGRPGDRGPPGADGKPGDQGPQGIQGLPGPMGPPGPIGPIGEAGKDGNPGETGATGPRGDPGKDGAQGPPGIAGPTGAPGERGPPGSPGARGFQGLPGSPGISGANGKDGEAGLQGPRGLPGGAGLRGQRGFPGERGAQGPPGETGKRGESGQAGPDGPAGPSGPPGQKGHSGPSGLVGLPGGRGPSGLPGEKGERGALGRVGPEGPPGRQGDQGPQGIMGPVGPPGEPAEKGDPGPPGPPGEPGANGMTGDRGQQGEQGLQGFPGPIGPPGSAGPKGQRGLPGQKGAQGNPGLVGQPGEPGPQGLAGLTGAKGQRGELGQRGEPGLMGPPGRPGNAGTPGTPGDQGPPGPSGNPGIKGTPGDTGRPGLPGPTGQPGAPGAEGPKGEAGPEGRPGAIGQPGPVGPSGERGLPGLPGPPGPPGLRGKTGERGEPGSEGKRGDEGPIGPPGLTGAVGPIGPTGDTGAPGADGKPGPPGIAGRTGDKGPPGTPGPQGGSGPTGLPGPPGPAGPIGPTGERGDRGEVGPQGVEGSSGPRGKPGAPGSQGETGEPGAVGPKGAKGHRGLIGLQGLPGPQGPSGDKGVPGVAGPPGPSGEPGPKGPPGRDGGIGPQGIMGPPGPRGPSGEEGKSGQPGSPGPAGPPGPPGESMGYDAAALAALLGQGQAKGPDPLQGDDSELPPRLFGKEITDDERRDLITKAYEQLKTSFKKFLRPEGSKDSPAKTCRDLAYTHPELPSGEYWVDPNEGDVKDAIVVHCDMEKKATCILPQPDMTQEFTWRGQPRGIVWLGEDIKPGFEFTYKADSNQMQFLQLLSSEATQQLTYHCKNSVAVFDSHRRNLRNALQIMTVSDTELKARGNRKFKYRVIEDGCKARLPTWASTKIEYRTEKPQRLPFVDIGVRDVGEPNQSFKIELGPVCYA from the exons AAGAACCACCAACAGACATTGTTGGGCCG ACAGCTCCGGATACCGGTTATGGCGCCTCCACCACTGGCGCGGAGGGCCCCTCTGGACCACCAGGAGACCGGGGCCCCACTGGCACGCCAGGCAGTCCCGGAACCCCTGGACAACCTGGACCCCCTGGACCCATGCCTGAT ATTTCACCATGGTTGACACAGCTTTCGCAGTCCCAAGGAGGAGAGAAAGGACCTCAGCCTGATCCATTTAGCTACCTGCAATCTCAAGTTGGACCTGTCGGACCCAGAGGATCCCCAG GAGCACCAGGTCCCTCTGGCCCTCAAGGTTTCCAGGGAATGCGAGGAGAACCAGGTGACCCAGGACCCATTGGTCCTTCTGGTCCTCCAGGACCACGCGGAATGCCCGGAATCCCTGGAAAAGAT GGTGAGAATGGAGAGGATGGTTCTGCTGGTCCACCAGGCTCAGCTGGACCCCCTGGTCCCCGTGGTCTGCCCGGCATGCCTGGTCTTCCTGGTGTGAAGGGACACCGTGGCTTCTCTGGTCTAGACGGAGCTAAGGGAGAACAGGGTCAGATGGGTGACAAGGGAGCAGCAGGACCCGGTGGTCCACCTGGCCCCATTGGTCCAATG GGTTCAGCTGGTCCACGTGGTGAACGTGGCAGGGAAGGTCCACCAGGTCCGCCTGGCTTAAGAGGTATCGATGGCATCGctggtcctcctggtcctccaGGTCCACCCGGCAAGTCTGGTCCCCCTGGCTTCCCTGGAAGTGCTGGAGCTAAGGGTGACCAGGGTGTACAGGGCTCTAAGGGTTCTCAAGGTCTCCAGGGCCCTCGAG GTGAAGCTGGAAAGCCTGGGGCTCCAGGAGAAACAGGACCGCAAGGTTCATCGGGAAAAGATGGCCTCCCTGGAGAGAAGGGTGCACCTGGTTCTCAGGGAGATTCTGGACCCCCAGGTTTCCCAGGGGCCCGGGGTCCCCCAGGTCTTCCTGGTAGCCCTGGCATGCCTGGTAACAAGGGTGAGAGG GGTCTGGGTGGAGAGCGAGGCTTCAAGGGTGAACTGGGAATGAAGGGAGAAGGTGGAACACCTGGTCCTCGAGGCCTTCCTGGCGCCCCTGGATCCCCTGGTAAACGTGGCAAGAGAGGTATACGAGGACCTCCTGGAGGAGTTGGCCCTCAGGGTGAGCGTGGACCAACAGGAGGCCGTGGCCTTCCAGGTGCTGATGGACCTCCAGGCCCCAAAG GTCAGAGTGGTGACCCTGGCCCTACAGGAACTGTTGGCCAGAAAGGCCGTGGTGGAGACCCTGGTCCCCCTGGCCTGCCTGGCCGTCAAGGCTTGCGAGGACCCACTGGTCTTTCTGGTCCATCTGGCAAAACTGGTCGCCCTGGTGACCGTGGTCCACCAGGCGCTGACGGCAAACCTGGTGATCAAGGACCTCAGGGTATTCAGGGTCTGCCTGGGCCTATGGGACCTCCTGGACCTATTGGACCTATT GGTGAAGCTGGTAAGGACGGTAATCCCGGGGAGACTGGTGCCACTGGCCCCCGTGGTGATCCAGGAAAGGATGGTGCTCAAGGGCCCCCAGGCATTGCAGGACCAACAGGTGCCCCTGGTGAGCGAGGGCCCCCTGGATCACCAGGTGCTCGTGGCTTCCAGGGTCTTCCTGGTTCTCCTGGCATTTCTGGTGCTAATGGCAAGGACGGAGAGGCTGGACTACAGGGTCCTCGGGGTCTGCCTGGTGGTGCTGGTCTCCGTGGTCAGCGAGGCTTCCCTGGAGAGCGAGGAGCTCAGGGCCCCCCTGGAGAGACAGGCAAGCGTGGAGAGTCTGGTCAGGCTGGTCCTGATGGACCTGCAGGGCCTTCTGGTCCCCCTGGACAAAAGGGTCATTCTGGTCCTTCTGGTCTTGTC GGTCTACCAGGAGGTCGAGGACCTTCTGGTCTTCCAGGAGAGAAAGGTGAACGTGGAGCCTTGGGAAGAGTTGGACCTGAGGGCCCACCGGGTCGTCAGGGTGACCAGGGCCCTCAAGGTATCATGGGCCCAGTTGGACCTCCAGGAGAACCTGCAGAGAAGGGAGACCCAGGTCCACCAGGTCCTCCTGGTGAGCCTGGTGCCAATGGAATGACAGGAGACCGAGGCCAACAGGGCGAGCAGGGTCTGCAAGGCTTCCCTGGACCTATTGGACCTCCTGGGTCTGCAGGACCAAAAGGACAACGTGGTCTACCTGGCCAGAAGGGTGCTCAGGGTAACCCTGGCTTGGTAGGACAACCTGGAGAACCTGGGCCTCAGGGTCTAGCTGGACTCACGGGTGCAAAGGGACAGCGAGGTGAACTTGGACAACGAGGAGAGCCTGGTTTGATGGGTCCCCCTGGACGACCAGGCAATGCTGGAACACCT GGAACCCCAGGTGACCAAGGACCTCCAGGTCCTAGTGGCAACCCTGGAATCAAGGGAACTCCTGGTGATACTGGTCGACCTGGTCTACCTGGACCAACTGGTCAGCCTGGTGCCCCTGGAGCCGAGGGACCTAAGGGTGAAGCTGGTCCTGAGGGTCGTCCCGGAGCTATTGGTCAACCTGGCCCTGTTGGACCATCAGGAGAACGTGGCCTGCCTGGATTGCCTGGACCACCTGGTCCCCCTGGCCTTCGAGGAAAAACTGGCGAGCGT GGTGAACCAGGTTCAGAAGGAAAACGTGGTGATGAAGGTCCCATTGGTCCCCCTGGATTAACTGGTGCTGTTGGTCCCATTGGTcccactggtgacactggtgctcctggtgccGACGGTAAACCTGGACCTCCTGGTATTGCTGGACGAACAGGAGACAAAGGCCCACCAGGTACACCAGGACCTCAAGGAGGCTCTGGACCCACTGGTTTACCC GGCCCACCTGGTCCTGCTGGACCCATTGGCCCGACTGGAGAACGTGGAGATCGTGGAGAGGTTGGTCCACAGGGCGTGGAGGGCTCTTCAGGTCCCAGAGGAAAGCCTGGAGCACCAGGTTCACAAGGAGAGACTGGAGAACCAGGAGCAGTAGGTCCAAAGGGTGCCAAAGGACACAGAGGCCTCATTGGTCTTCAAGGTCTTCCTGGTCCTCAGGGTCCATCTGGTGACAAAGGTGTACCCGGTGTTGCTGGTCCACCTGGACCCTCTGGTGAACCTGGTCCTAAGGGTCCACCTGGTCGCGATGGAGGAATTGGTCCACAGGGTATCATGGGTCCTCCTGGTCCTCGTGGTCCTAGTGGAGAAGAAGGTAAATCTGGCCAACCTGGTTCACCTGGTCCAGCTGGTCCTCCTGGTCCACCTGGCGAATCTATGGGTTATGATGCAGCAGCGCTAGCAGCTTTGCTTGGGCAGGGCCAGGCCAAGGGTCCAGATCCTCTCCAAGGTGACGATTCCGAACTGCCTCCTCGTCTCTTTGGCAAAGAAATTACAGATGACGAACGTCGTGACCTCATTACCAAGGCCTACGAGCAACTTAAGACATCCTTCAAGAAGTTCCTCAGACCAGAAGGCTCGAAGGACTCCCCAGCAAAGACATGTCGGGACCTGGCCTACACTCACCCAGAACTTCCTAGTG GAGAGTACTGGGTGGATCCCAATGAGGGTGATGTGAAAGATGCCATTGTGGTTCACTGCGACATGGAGAAGAAGGCAACGTGCATCTTGCCCCAGCCTGATATGACACAGGAATTCACATGGCGTGGACAGCCTCGAGGAATTGTCTGGCTCGGAGAGGACATCAAACCAGGTTTTGAG TTCACATATAAGGCGGACAGCAACCAGATGCAGTTCCTACAGCTGCTGTCATCAGAGGCGACCCAACAGCTCACTTACCACTGCAAGAACTCCGTTGCTGTCTTCGACTCTCACAGGAGAAACCTACGCAATGCCTTGCAGATCATGACTGTCTCAGACACAGAGCTTAAGGCCAGAGGAAACAGGAAGTTTAAATACAGAGTTATTGAAGATGGCTGTAAA GCGAGACTTCCCACTTGGGCCTCCACCAAGATCGAGTACCGCACAGAGAAGCCACAACGACTACCCTTCGTGGACATTGGTGTGCGGGACGTCGGAGAACCCAACCAATCCTTTAAGATCGAACTGGGACCCGTGTGCTATGCGTAG